One window from the genome of Leptospira broomii serovar Hurstbridge str. 5399 encodes:
- a CDS encoding DedA family protein, with translation METIKFILDFFLHLEHHLDILIQSYGIWVYLILFLIIFCETGLVVTPFLPGDSLLFAVGAFASRGSLDLITVILLLIIAAILGDTVNYTIGNLAGEKILARKKIPFLNKKHLEKAHLFYEVYGGKTIIIARFIPIVRTFAPFVAGIGKMTYSKFIIYNIVGGIAWILIFSIGGYLFGNLPFIQRNFKLVIIGIIIVSILPAVVEYIKERRKGRLS, from the coding sequence TTGGAGACGATTAAATTTATATTGGATTTCTTTCTTCATTTGGAACATCATCTGGATATTTTAATCCAGTCGTACGGCATTTGGGTTTATCTGATTCTTTTTCTTATTATCTTTTGTGAAACCGGCTTGGTTGTGACGCCTTTCCTTCCCGGAGATAGTTTACTTTTCGCCGTCGGCGCCTTTGCTTCCAGAGGTTCTTTGGACCTGATTACGGTCATTTTACTCCTTATTATCGCCGCAATCCTGGGAGACACGGTCAACTACACGATCGGCAATCTCGCGGGAGAAAAAATCCTAGCTCGGAAAAAAATTCCGTTCCTAAATAAAAAGCATCTGGAAAAAGCCCACCTGTTCTACGAAGTATACGGCGGAAAAACGATCATCATCGCTCGCTTTATTCCGATCGTTCGAACATTCGCGCCTTTCGTCGCGGGCATCGGAAAAATGACCTACTCTAAATTTATTATATATAATATCGTCGGCGGAATTGCCTGGATTCTAATTTTCAGTATCGGCGGTTATTTATTCGGAAATCTTCCGTTTATCCAGCGGAATTTCAAGTTGGTGATTATCGGAATTATTATCGTTTCGATTTTACCGGCGGTCGTTGAATATATTAAGGAAAGAAGAAAAGGCAGACTGTCTTAA
- a CDS encoding prohibitin family protein: MQTNFNPNKLSRAKKIAFVTLLLSIFASYGCFTNIRPGEAGLRWHPLTSGLQKDLLTNALYLYAPWNDIYLYPIQWTSYKEKVDVLTRDDLTINVVAAVILRPVASEIYNLQIEIGPDYYEKVVRPQFRTSVRNALSAYSMIRISKETPKVSQDIRQALGEKLRGKHIEIDDVIIDDIEYSRPILTAIEGKLTKEQEQEQMKFEINIAKKDAEITIIHAEAKAKATVIEAEGKAKAQKLIASQLTKQYLQLKAFENPNSKLMIVPSGKDSLPLILNTPQENAKSEE, translated from the coding sequence ATGCAAACCAACTTTAATCCTAACAAATTGTCACGGGCAAAAAAGATCGCCTTCGTGACACTCTTACTTTCGATCTTTGCCAGTTACGGGTGCTTTACGAATATTCGCCCGGGAGAGGCCGGACTCCGTTGGCATCCTCTCACATCCGGATTGCAAAAGGATCTTCTGACAAACGCACTCTATTTGTATGCACCGTGGAACGATATTTATCTTTATCCGATCCAATGGACCTCGTACAAAGAGAAAGTCGACGTGTTGACCAGAGACGATCTTACCATCAACGTGGTGGCGGCGGTCATTCTGAGACCGGTCGCATCCGAAATCTATAATCTACAAATCGAGATCGGACCTGATTACTACGAAAAAGTAGTTCGTCCGCAATTTAGGACCTCGGTAAGAAACGCATTATCAGCGTACAGTATGATTCGGATATCCAAGGAAACTCCGAAAGTTTCCCAGGATATCAGGCAGGCATTAGGTGAGAAATTGAGAGGCAAGCATATAGAGATCGACGACGTAATCATAGATGATATCGAATATAGTCGACCGATTTTAACCGCTATCGAAGGAAAATTGACGAAAGAGCAAGAACAAGAACAGATGAAATTCGAGATCAACATCGCGAAGAAAGATGCCGAGATAACGATTATTCATGCCGAAGCCAAAGCGAAAGCTACGGTCATAGAAGCAGAAGGAAAAGCGAAGGCTCAAAAATTGATCGCCTCTCAGTTGACTAAACAATATCTGCAATTGAAAGCGTTCGAAAATCCGAACTCGAAACTTATGATTGTACCTTCCGGAAAAGATAGTTTGCCATTGATATTGAATACGCCTCAGGAAAATGCGAAATCCGAAGAATAA
- a CDS encoding serine hydrolase domain-containing protein — protein MRNPKNKSFRFYRFIRLKIMNSRILISLLAMIVFFSVHCGGASESPSYNLVYTKNIKFQEAATEAVRNIPEETHGRVQTNAIYVLSNGESVLEAYGNGFDPKHLQPLWSISKFLLNTVAGMAVLEGKLDLSLPVAGYLPELESILPKTLTVKDLLYHASGGDWKEGYEWNPFRSDVLAMLYGIGTDDHAAYVSTKSFRPGLAVKYSSGDSNLLSAVLASIYEREGGFPKVFFERMEIKEYVWETDSKGVPVGSSYAYLRPKDLARIGELYIHNGLHKGKRIFSETWMRETSGPFPKETALPFPLSYLPIPSMGGHLYSNRKRGTPEIPVFEFLSGNSIFGSGHWGQSLVIDPDRKLVIVRFGNDRLGRFPMKDFAKKILLAISENEESTQ, from the coding sequence ATGCGAAATCCGAAGAATAAATCGTTCAGATTTTATCGCTTTATTCGATTAAAAATCATGAATTCAAGGATTCTTATTTCCCTACTCGCAATGATAGTTTTCTTTAGCGTTCATTGCGGGGGAGCGTCGGAGTCCCCTTCATATAATCTAGTATATACTAAAAATATAAAGTTTCAAGAGGCGGCTACGGAAGCCGTTCGCAATATCCCGGAGGAAACTCACGGCAGAGTTCAAACTAATGCGATCTACGTTTTATCGAATGGTGAGTCGGTTTTGGAAGCATACGGTAACGGCTTCGATCCTAAACATCTGCAGCCTCTTTGGTCGATTTCCAAATTTCTGTTAAATACGGTTGCCGGTATGGCCGTTCTAGAAGGAAAACTGGATCTATCGCTACCCGTCGCCGGTTATCTACCCGAATTGGAATCCATATTACCAAAAACGCTTACAGTAAAGGATCTTCTCTATCATGCCAGCGGAGGAGATTGGAAGGAAGGATACGAATGGAATCCGTTCAGATCGGATGTCCTCGCAATGCTTTACGGAATCGGCACGGACGATCACGCCGCTTACGTTTCGACGAAATCTTTTCGACCTGGTTTAGCCGTAAAATATTCTAGCGGCGATTCCAACCTTCTCTCCGCAGTACTCGCTTCGATCTACGAAAGGGAAGGAGGATTTCCGAAAGTTTTTTTTGAAAGAATGGAGATCAAAGAATATGTTTGGGAAACCGATTCCAAAGGAGTTCCTGTCGGTTCTTCGTATGCGTATCTTAGGCCGAAAGATTTGGCGAGGATAGGGGAACTCTACATTCACAACGGACTACATAAAGGAAAACGAATCTTTTCCGAAACTTGGATGCGGGAGACCTCAGGTCCATTTCCTAAGGAAACGGCACTTCCGTTTCCGTTATCGTACTTACCGATCCCGTCAATGGGAGGTCATCTTTACTCGAATCGAAAGAGGGGAACTCCTGAAATTCCGGTATTCGAATTCCTATCCGGAAATTCTATCTTCGGATCGGGCCACTGGGGACAATCCTTAGTCATTGATCCGGATAGGAAATTGGTGATTGTTAGATTTGGAAACGACCGCTTAGGTAGATTTCCAATGAAAGATTTCGCTAAAAAAATCCTTTTGGCAATCTCGGAGAACGAGGAAAGCACTCAATGA
- a CDS encoding OmpA family protein, whose protein sequence is MKCRISSIYTFVLFSSFLPVLAEEKIVEGKLLQFGKLIHSGEEFIQIESNDLGPELSKYQQHTVRLLCEMKERHCMPLRFDLSPFDEDAGIHPWTLKKIPDYVSRNQYSINPTVTPDGRYLFWTVFRPQGRHGTQKIWYAEKDEKGFWKDGKEMPYPLNNDMPSAVLSALPGGNELYVFGSYDEEEQRKKIDEELEYKRKEIYQDIDNDPNISAKLDTIEKEHRKKREALAKRVPLYKSFRENGTWSVPKIIDFPGFYNNYRKSSNPSQEVFGGSTLSSSGRVMIFSVQREDSVGKLDLYISFQQEDGTYSFGQSLGSSINTEKEEMAPFLASDDRTLYFSSDGHQGISIYVTRRVGSDWTQWTKPIEVSENLKGVNFFSIPANSKWAYVSRDGKLYMAYLPKDFRPNSVVVVNGKVSDENGNPISAEIHYESLTNFKELGIAKSDPKTGSFSLVLPYGEKYGFYAKKEGFLTVSRNLNLGSSSDQEKVAVEFILPSIAVGRQIQLNNLFFETKKFEISKESEPELNRLAELLKSNSNLKILVEGHTDNVGKKTDNQTLSENRANAIAEYLKMKHGITEDRVQIKGYGDSQPISPNDTPEGRQKNRRVVFQIVE, encoded by the coding sequence ATGAAGTGTCGGATATCGAGTATCTATACTTTCGTTCTTTTTTCCAGTTTTCTGCCCGTCTTGGCGGAAGAGAAAATTGTGGAAGGAAAGCTTCTTCAATTCGGAAAACTCATCCACTCCGGGGAAGAATTTATACAAATCGAATCCAACGACCTCGGTCCCGAACTTTCAAAGTACCAACAGCATACCGTTCGCCTTTTATGTGAAATGAAGGAGCGGCATTGCATGCCGTTGCGTTTCGATTTATCTCCCTTTGACGAAGATGCTGGCATTCATCCGTGGACTCTGAAGAAAATTCCTGACTATGTAAGTCGAAATCAATATTCGATCAACCCGACAGTCACTCCCGATGGTCGATACTTATTCTGGACAGTATTTCGACCCCAAGGAAGACACGGGACTCAGAAAATTTGGTACGCGGAAAAGGACGAAAAAGGTTTCTGGAAAGACGGAAAGGAAATGCCCTACCCTTTAAATAACGATATGCCGTCCGCAGTATTGTCCGCTTTACCCGGCGGAAACGAACTTTATGTTTTTGGAAGCTACGATGAAGAGGAACAAAGAAAAAAAATAGATGAAGAATTGGAATATAAAAGAAAGGAAATATATCAAGATATCGACAATGACCCGAATATTTCCGCTAAACTCGATACGATAGAGAAGGAGCATCGGAAGAAAAGGGAGGCTTTGGCCAAACGCGTCCCTCTATATAAAAGCTTTCGCGAGAACGGTACTTGGTCAGTTCCCAAAATCATAGACTTTCCCGGCTTTTATAATAACTATCGAAAAAGTAGCAACCCTTCTCAAGAAGTTTTTGGCGGTTCCACATTATCTTCTTCCGGTAGGGTCATGATCTTCTCGGTTCAACGGGAAGATTCGGTCGGAAAACTCGATTTATACATTAGCTTTCAACAGGAAGACGGAACTTATTCGTTTGGACAGAGTCTAGGAAGCTCGATCAATACCGAAAAAGAAGAGATGGCTCCCTTTCTTGCAAGCGACGATCGAACTCTTTATTTTTCCAGCGACGGTCATCAAGGAATCTCCATTTATGTGACTCGGAGAGTAGGGAGCGATTGGACTCAATGGACTAAGCCGATAGAAGTTTCCGAAAATTTGAAAGGCGTTAATTTTTTCTCCATCCCCGCAAATAGTAAATGGGCTTATGTCAGCAGAGACGGCAAACTATATATGGCGTATCTACCCAAAGATTTCCGTCCGAATTCGGTCGTCGTCGTAAACGGAAAAGTGTCTGATGAAAACGGAAATCCGATTTCCGCCGAAATACATTACGAATCCTTAACCAACTTCAAGGAACTAGGTATTGCAAAAAGCGATCCTAAAACCGGGTCTTTCAGCCTAGTACTCCCTTACGGCGAGAAATACGGATTCTATGCCAAGAAGGAAGGATTTCTTACCGTATCTAGAAATTTAAATTTAGGAAGTTCGTCCGATCAGGAAAAAGTCGCCGTCGAATTCATATTGCCTTCCATAGCGGTAGGCCGACAAATTCAGTTGAATAATTTATTTTTCGAAACGAAAAAATTCGAAATTTCGAAAGAGTCCGAACCGGAACTAAATCGACTTGCCGAATTATTGAAATCAAATTCTAATTTAAAAATTCTTGTGGAAGGGCATACCGACAACGTAGGCAAAAAAACGGATAACCAAACTCTCTCCGAAAATCGTGCGAACGCAATCGCAGAATATCTTAAAATGAAACACGGAATCACTGAAGATCGAGTGCAAATCAAAGGATATGGAGACTCGCAACCTATTTCGCCCAACGATACCCCGGAAGGTAGACAAAAAAATCGACGAGTCGTTTTTCAAATCGTAGAATAA